In a single window of the Gossypium hirsutum isolate 1008001.06 chromosome D02, Gossypium_hirsutum_v2.1, whole genome shotgun sequence genome:
- the LOC107945490 gene encoding CRAL-TRIO domain-containing protein YKL091C: MEKSHELELTQMRKSVEKLGFSTEKYGDPTLMRFLIARSMDTDKASKMFVQWLKWRSSLVPNGFVVESEVPDQLEARKIFLQGLSKTGYPVMIVQACKHYPPKDHLQFKKFVVYLLDKTIASAVKGREIGNEKLIGVLDFQNITYRNVDARGLITGFQFLQAYFPERLAKCYIVHMPRFFVSVWRMVSRFIEKSTLEKIVIVTNDDEKKIFIEEIGEEALPVEYGGKAILRAIQDVQVPTLEG; this comes from the exons ATGGAGAAAAGCCATGAACTTGAACTGACCCAGATGAGGAAATCAGTAGAGAAACTTGGGTTTTCAACAGag AAATACGGGGATCCGACACTCATGAGATTCTTGATTGCAAGATCAATGGACACAGATAAAGCTTCAAAGATGTTTGTCCAGTGGCTGAAATGGAGGTCTTCTTTAGTTCCTAATGGGTTCGTTGTAGAATCTGAAGTGCCTGACCAATTAGAAGCCAGAAAGATTTTTTTGCAAGGTTTGTCAAAGACAGGATATCCAGTGATGATTGTCCAAGCTTGCAAGCATTATCCTCCCAAGGACCATCTCCAGTTCAAGA AGTTCGTGGTTTATCTGCTAGACAAAACCATAGCAAG TGCCGTCAAAGGAAGAGAAATAGGAAATGAAAAGTTGATTGGCGTTCTTGATTTTCAGAATATTACATACAGAAATGTTGATGCACGTGGATTAATAACTGGATTTCAGTTCTTACAG GCATATTTCCCAGAGCGCTTGGCAAAGTGCTACATTGTGCATATGCCGAGGTTTTTTGTTAGTGTTTGGAGGATGGTTTCTCGGTTCATTGAGAAATCTACACTTGAAAAG ATTGTAATTGTGACCAATGACGATGAGAAGAAAATCTTTATAGAGGAGATAGGTGAAGAAGCTTTGCCAGTGGAGTACGGCGGCAAAGCAATCCTGAGAGCTATCCAAGATGTACAGGTTCCCACATTGGAAGGTTGA